One stretch of Sphingomonas bisphenolicum DNA includes these proteins:
- a CDS encoding acyl-CoA thioesterase — MFVNKISVEISWGDCDPAGIVYYPQYFRMFDSCTAAIFRMVTGIDKRAMIERYGIVGFPMVDTGARFYIPSRFGEEIQVHTSVPKIGRSSFEVSHRVFRGEDLAIEAFEKRVWSAIDQESGRLRGIPLPPEIVSALSTPSIHEGVSS; from the coding sequence ATGTTTGTAAATAAAATCTCCGTTGAGATAAGTTGGGGTGATTGCGATCCCGCCGGGATAGTTTATTATCCCCAGTATTTCCGAATGTTTGACAGCTGCACCGCCGCGATTTTTCGCATGGTGACCGGTATTGACAAGCGCGCTATGATTGAGAGGTACGGGATTGTTGGTTTTCCGATGGTGGATACCGGAGCCCGTTTTTATATTCCCAGTCGGTTTGGTGAAGAAATTCAGGTGCATACCTCCGTTCCCAAGATTGGCCGTAGTAGTTTTGAGGTGTCACATCGCGTCTTCAGAGGTGAGGATCTGGCGATCGAGGCATTCGAAAAGCGCGTTTGGTCTGCCATCGACCAGGAGAGCGGAAGATTGCGAGGCATTCCATTGCCCCCTGAAATCGTGTCCGCGCTTTCCACTCCCTCCATCCATGAAGGTGTTTCGTCGTGA
- a CDS encoding BKACE family enzyme — protein sequence MASKKQSSLLPTQPDEIAASVYASYKEGAAVAALHARRPDDGATCNADIYRDINGRIRDCCDIIINNSTGGGSSGDMLVERPDGLFESSFEERLKGCEAGAEMATFDGMTFVDVHGGREICVITPPSRCETLVQRMTDRGIKPEWEVFSPTHILQDVTRLIQKGYDKPPYYINMVLGADKGFQGAMPYSHDILAAMIAALPPQSIFCVSAIGAAQLPATTQAMLLGGHVRVGLEDNLYYSRGQLATNEQLVARTRRIATELGIDIASSAEAREILGLSTPNS from the coding sequence ATGGCATCCAAGAAGCAGAGTTCGCTTCTTCCCACGCAACCCGATGAAATTGCAGCTTCCGTATACGCATCTTACAAGGAAGGGGCAGCAGTTGCTGCGCTTCACGCTCGTAGGCCGGATGATGGCGCAACTTGTAACGCGGATATTTACCGTGATATTAACGGACGTATTCGCGATTGCTGCGACATCATTATAAACAATTCCACCGGGGGCGGATCAAGCGGTGACATGCTTGTCGAGAGGCCGGACGGATTGTTCGAATCAAGCTTCGAGGAACGACTAAAGGGCTGCGAAGCCGGTGCGGAGATGGCGACCTTCGATGGCATGACCTTCGTCGACGTCCATGGCGGACGGGAAATATGCGTAATCACGCCGCCCAGCCGCTGCGAAACGCTGGTGCAGCGTATGACGGACAGGGGCATCAAGCCTGAATGGGAGGTATTTTCACCAACCCATATATTGCAGGATGTAACACGACTCATTCAGAAAGGCTATGACAAGCCTCCCTACTACATCAATATGGTCCTGGGCGCAGACAAGGGCTTTCAAGGCGCCATGCCCTATAGTCACGATATCCTAGCGGCAATGATCGCGGCTTTGCCGCCGCAGTCGATTTTCTGTGTGTCGGCGATTGGGGCGGCGCAGCTGCCCGCGACCACACAGGCTATGCTGTTGGGCGGACACGTGCGCGTCGGCCTAGAGGACAATCTTTACTATAGCCGCGGGCAGTTAGCGACCAATGAACAGCTCGTGGCTCGAACCCGCCGCATCGCGACGGAACTGGGGATTGACATCGCATCTTCCGCAGAGGCGCGTGAGATCCTCGGCCTGAGTACCCCGAATTCTTGA
- a CDS encoding Tm-1-like ATP-binding domain-containing protein, producing the protein MVGKKPLVLMIVTHDTKEFEGRFLRTCLEEAGCEIVHLDPSVRRTVGSPEIPPEEVAEAAGWSIERVRALGHEGKCQAVMIEGAIRVALHHHEAQPFSGIISIGGSMGTTLGTAVMKAFPYGLPKLMVSTMASGFTAPFVGAKDIIMSNAVTDVSGINSISRDVYRNAALAIAGMAKGYDPAAQREDRPLVLMTTLGTTEASVRRVREALQDDGNEVMVFHCAGGGGGTLDAIVEGRDVALVLDLSATEIVDHLHGGLTDGGPERAMAALRKGIPTILAPGNADFIIGGPLAEAKKRFPGTRYHMHNAALTAVRTQMQELRNLADHYAKMVIEAKGPVRFFVPLGGFSSHDSPEGHLHDINVPGPFAEYLRKVIPSAIPVEAVDAHFNDEVFADRIILAARDYLKIGVHA; encoded by the coding sequence ATGGTTGGAAAGAAGCCACTTGTTCTGATGATCGTCACCCACGACACGAAAGAATTCGAGGGACGTTTTCTCAGAACCTGCCTTGAAGAAGCTGGATGCGAAATAGTCCATCTCGATCCAAGCGTGCGGCGTACGGTCGGAAGCCCCGAGATTCCACCCGAAGAGGTTGCTGAAGCGGCGGGGTGGAGCATTGAGAGAGTGCGTGCGCTTGGTCATGAGGGCAAATGCCAGGCTGTGATGATCGAGGGTGCTATCCGAGTTGCCCTTCATCATCATGAGGCGCAACCCTTCTCCGGCATTATCTCTATCGGCGGGTCGATGGGAACAACGCTTGGCACAGCGGTCATGAAGGCCTTTCCCTATGGTCTTCCCAAGTTGATGGTCTCCACCATGGCGTCGGGGTTCACTGCACCATTCGTAGGGGCGAAGGACATCATAATGTCCAATGCCGTCACGGATGTCTCAGGCATCAATTCGATCAGCCGCGATGTCTATCGCAACGCCGCGCTCGCTATTGCTGGCATGGCGAAGGGTTATGACCCTGCCGCACAGAGGGAAGATCGACCTCTCGTTCTTATGACCACATTGGGTACTACCGAAGCATCAGTTCGACGTGTAAGGGAAGCGCTTCAGGACGACGGCAACGAAGTCATGGTGTTCCATTGTGCTGGCGGCGGCGGCGGAACCCTCGATGCGATCGTTGAAGGACGTGATGTCGCTCTAGTGCTCGATTTGTCGGCAACAGAAATCGTCGACCATCTTCACGGCGGCCTTACAGATGGTGGTCCTGAGCGTGCGATGGCGGCGCTGCGAAAGGGCATTCCGACGATCTTGGCTCCCGGCAATGCCGATTTCATCATCGGCGGGCCGTTAGCGGAGGCTAAGAAGCGGTTCCCAGGCACGCGCTATCACATGCATAATGCTGCGCTGACTGCTGTTCGCACACAGATGCAGGAGCTACGAAATCTGGCCGATCACTATGCCAAAATGGTCATTGAAGCGAAAGGACCTGTACGCTTTTTCGTACCGTTGGGCGGCTTTTCCAGCCATGACAGCCCGGAAGGGCATCTCCACGATATCAATGTGCCCGGCCCCTTCGCCGAATATCTTCGCAAAGTCATTCCCAGCGCTATTCCGGTCGAAGCGGTGGATGCTCACTTTAATGATGAAGTGTTTGCTGACCGCATCATTCTCGCGGCCCGCGATTATCTCAAGATCGGAGTGCATGCGTGA
- a CDS encoding acetyl-CoA carboxylase has translation MKGDLPLSPEDVNEIVTILKGSQYDRLDIRTDRYRLRVSRADAGEGQGEGWSQAWSLEDEASPAGATAQSGQEEIPVPEGMHAIRAPLPGVFYRSPAPGTAYFVEVGSSVEAESNVGIIETMKLFNPVPAACAGEIAEILVENGAMVDAGAILMLVK, from the coding sequence GTGAAAGGTGATCTGCCTCTAAGTCCTGAGGATGTGAACGAAATCGTCACAATCCTGAAAGGCAGTCAATATGATCGGTTGGACATCCGAACCGATCGCTATCGGCTTCGCGTCAGCAGGGCCGATGCAGGAGAAGGTCAAGGGGAAGGCTGGAGCCAGGCGTGGTCGCTCGAAGACGAAGCGTCGCCTGCCGGGGCGACTGCCCAGTCGGGTCAGGAAGAAATCCCGGTTCCCGAAGGCATGCATGCCATTCGCGCACCTTTGCCTGGCGTCTTTTACCGCTCCCCAGCTCCTGGAACTGCATACTTCGTTGAGGTCGGCAGCAGCGTCGAGGCAGAATCCAATGTCGGTATCATCGAGACCATGAAGCTCTTCAATCCCGTCCCCGCAGCTTGTGCAGGCGAGATCGCGGAAATCTTAGTCGAGAATGGCGCGATGGTAGATGCCGGCGCCATTTTGATGCTCGTCAAATGA
- a CDS encoding acetyl-CoA carboxylase biotin carboxylase subunit translates to MIRRLLIANRGEIAFRVIRTAKRLGIETVLGASEADLNSAAAWLADHIVKVGPAPSAQSYLDVAKVIAATKLSGADALHPGYGFLSENVGLARACAEAGIAFVGPSSSSLEAMGDKLMARKVGIEAGLPVVPGGEAGDKEEARRRAQETGYPLLLKAVSGGGGKGMKRVDNESQLDGQIDLAMAEAQASFGDPRIYVERFITSGRHIEVQVLGDGVNAIHLGTRDCSIQRRFQKLVEEAPAALLPDDKRTAIEQAAVDLAKFLAYRGAGTVEFLVDAVTFDFYFLEMNARIQVEHPVTEAITGVDLIEQQLLVAAGSKLALTQEMIRPRGHAIEVRINAENWREDFQPSPGRAASAKWPAGEGIRVDTHIFNGGLVPPFYDSLAGKLIVHGNDRAEAIERLTAALSVFELEGMDSTAGLHAIIAADPRFRAGDVDTRFFGNLNNG, encoded by the coding sequence ATGATCAGGCGTCTCCTCATTGCCAATCGCGGCGAAATCGCTTTTAGAGTTATTCGCACAGCAAAGCGTCTGGGCATCGAGACTGTCCTTGGGGCGTCCGAAGCGGATCTGAATAGCGCGGCCGCATGGCTGGCGGATCATATCGTAAAGGTCGGTCCGGCTCCCTCGGCGCAAAGCTATCTCGACGTTGCCAAGGTGATCGCCGCGACCAAACTAAGTGGGGCGGATGCGCTGCACCCCGGCTATGGCTTTCTCTCCGAAAATGTGGGCCTTGCCCGTGCTTGCGCGGAAGCGGGGATCGCTTTCGTCGGCCCTTCCTCATCCAGCCTCGAGGCAATGGGTGACAAGCTGATGGCGCGTAAGGTCGGCATCGAAGCGGGCCTCCCGGTGGTCCCGGGCGGTGAGGCAGGCGATAAGGAGGAAGCGCGAAGGCGCGCGCAGGAAACGGGCTATCCGCTATTGCTCAAAGCTGTGTCCGGGGGCGGCGGTAAGGGAATGAAAAGAGTCGATAATGAATCGCAGCTAGATGGTCAGATCGATCTTGCCATGGCTGAAGCGCAGGCTTCCTTCGGGGATCCACGCATCTACGTCGAGCGCTTTATCACGAGCGGCCGGCATATCGAAGTGCAGGTGCTTGGCGATGGTGTGAATGCGATTCATCTGGGCACGCGCGACTGTTCGATACAGCGCCGCTTCCAGAAGCTGGTCGAGGAAGCTCCAGCAGCCCTTCTTCCCGATGACAAGCGCACGGCTATCGAGCAGGCGGCGGTCGATTTGGCCAAGTTTCTGGCATATCGAGGAGCAGGTACGGTCGAATTTCTGGTAGATGCCGTTACTTTCGATTTTTATTTCCTAGAGATGAATGCGCGTATCCAGGTAGAGCATCCCGTAACGGAAGCGATCACCGGCGTCGATCTGATTGAGCAACAGCTGTTAGTAGCAGCCGGTAGCAAATTGGCGCTGACACAGGAGATGATACGGCCTCGCGGTCATGCCATTGAGGTGCGCATCAACGCCGAAAACTGGCGCGAAGATTTCCAGCCCTCGCCCGGGCGCGCCGCATCGGCCAAGTGGCCGGCGGGCGAAGGCATACGCGTCGATACCCATATATTCAATGGCGGCCTCGTCCCGCCCTTTTACGACTCCCTCGCCGGGAAGCTCATTGTCCATGGCAACGACCGAGCCGAGGCTATTGAGCGCCTGACTGCTGCCTTATCGGTATTCGAGCTAGAAGGCATGGATTCAACAGCTGGGCTTCACGCCATTATCGCGGCTGATCCGCGATTCCGTGCCGGCGACGTCGACACCCGCTTCTTCGGAAATTTGAACAATGGCTGA
- a CDS encoding biotin carboxyl carrier protein, protein MAEINLVDVSVRDGNQSLWGATGLDTAKILQVAGQMDRVGFRAIDFTSSTHMAVAVRYFRNNPWERIRRVRAAMPNTPLQFITTGLRFIAWQQAGPEFMRIVYRRLQHNGIGRFIVLDPMHDIDAVLEAAQLIKEEGDAQVMAALTFTLSAVHDDAFYADFAAKLARSPHIDLFYIKDPGGLLSPDRVKTLAPAIKAVIGGKSLEVHPHCTIGYGPLTALAAADCGAVDGIHVGIGPLGDGSSLPEAGRLVANLREAGHSVPIDDRALANVTDYWWRLAKAEGLQPGTPQAFDASFLRHQIAGGVMTTTRRQLSELKLEHLFGAVVEETERVRAELGYPIMVTPFPQMVMTQATTNIVSGQRYVQVSDQILRYAMGKLGRPTSPIDPVILDVIMDRPRAKEIAGEPDFPDYSDLRRKFGAHLDDEEFLLRAVMPADQVDAMLAMGPSRATYTPEAAPLMKLLRELIANPTLKDVVIDRKGLRLALHSGASAGKM, encoded by the coding sequence ATGGCTGAAATAAATCTCGTCGACGTTTCGGTGCGCGATGGCAACCAGTCGCTGTGGGGCGCGACAGGCCTCGATACAGCAAAGATCCTCCAGGTCGCCGGCCAGATGGATCGCGTAGGCTTTAGAGCAATCGATTTCACATCATCGACCCACATGGCCGTAGCAGTGCGTTATTTCCGTAACAATCCCTGGGAGCGTATCAGGCGTGTCCGGGCTGCCATGCCCAACACACCGCTTCAATTTATCACCACCGGCCTACGATTCATTGCTTGGCAGCAGGCTGGTCCCGAATTTATGCGAATCGTCTATCGCCGGCTCCAACATAATGGCATCGGCCGCTTCATTGTTCTTGATCCCATGCATGACATAGATGCGGTTCTTGAAGCAGCTCAGCTCATCAAAGAAGAGGGTGATGCGCAAGTTATGGCGGCGCTGACATTCACCCTCTCTGCCGTGCACGATGATGCATTCTATGCAGATTTCGCAGCGAAACTCGCCAGATCGCCCCATATCGACCTGTTCTACATCAAAGATCCGGGCGGCCTGCTATCTCCAGATCGCGTGAAGACACTCGCACCGGCGATCAAGGCGGTGATCGGCGGGAAATCGCTGGAAGTCCACCCGCACTGCACGATCGGTTATGGTCCACTTACCGCTTTGGCGGCCGCCGATTGCGGAGCTGTCGATGGCATTCATGTCGGTATCGGCCCCCTCGGGGATGGCAGTTCGTTGCCCGAGGCCGGTAGGCTTGTCGCGAATTTGCGGGAAGCAGGCCATAGTGTGCCGATCGATGACAGGGCTCTAGCAAACGTTACCGATTATTGGTGGCGTCTGGCTAAGGCGGAAGGCCTCCAACCGGGCACGCCTCAAGCCTTCGATGCCAGTTTTCTGCGTCACCAGATCGCGGGAGGGGTGATGACCACCACTCGTCGACAACTGAGTGAACTGAAGCTCGAGCACCTTTTTGGCGCGGTAGTCGAAGAGACGGAGCGTGTTCGTGCTGAACTTGGATATCCTATCATGGTAACGCCCTTTCCCCAGATGGTGATGACGCAGGCGACAACAAATATCGTCAGCGGCCAGCGGTACGTTCAGGTATCGGATCAGATTTTGCGCTATGCAATGGGCAAGCTTGGGCGTCCGACGAGCCCAATCGATCCGGTGATCCTGGATGTCATCATGGATCGACCGCGGGCAAAGGAGATAGCTGGTGAACCGGATTTCCCTGACTATTCGGATCTCCGTCGCAAGTTTGGCGCGCATCTGGACGATGAGGAATTTCTGTTGCGCGCCGTGATGCCGGCGGATCAGGTCGACGCAATGCTTGCGATGGGACCCAGCCGCGCAACCTATACTCCGGAGGCTGCGCCGTTGATGAAATTGCTACGAGAACTTATTGCTAACCCGACCCTGAAAGATGTCGTAATCGACAGAAAAGGTTTACGATTGGCACTTCATTCTGGCGCTTCCGCGGGCAAAATGTAA
- a CDS encoding HAD-IIA family hydrolase — protein sequence MVSESLDGLAARLAGASGFIFDMDGTLVLGDSASSGYRPLPGAEVLLEELTARGMPFRIFTNGSAIAPAQYAYNLRVAGLKVPDSAVMTPTTAAAYWFSERGIRKVRALGRSESFVPLRAAGIEVVENAAPSCAVEAVYVAYHRAFTFDDLEAVLADLEDGAQLTTASNVPFFASEGGRKIGTSFAINAAITAMTGIEPVILGKPSLAALHCARSLMGLPTDATHKLIVVGDDPGLEMRMARAASAASIGVTTGLSDATDFGAHADEQADFVVRSLDELCVRLGERIDAV from the coding sequence ATGGTCAGTGAATCGCTTGACGGCTTGGCTGCCCGGCTTGCTGGTGCATCGGGTTTCATTTTCGACATGGACGGCACGCTTGTACTTGGCGACAGCGCCAGTTCTGGATATCGCCCGCTTCCGGGCGCAGAAGTGCTGCTGGAAGAACTTACAGCGCGCGGCATGCCCTTTAGGATTTTCACCAATGGGTCTGCCATAGCCCCGGCTCAATATGCGTATAACCTGCGCGTTGCCGGGTTGAAGGTGCCTGACAGTGCTGTGATGACGCCGACGACGGCCGCTGCATATTGGTTTTCTGAACGGGGGATCCGCAAAGTCAGGGCGCTGGGGCGTAGCGAATCATTCGTGCCGCTGCGTGCCGCTGGTATCGAAGTCGTCGAAAATGCCGCTCCTTCTTGCGCGGTTGAGGCTGTCTATGTCGCCTATCACCGCGCATTCACGTTCGACGATCTGGAGGCGGTGCTCGCGGACCTCGAAGACGGCGCGCAGCTCACAACGGCGTCCAATGTTCCCTTTTTCGCTTCGGAGGGCGGGCGCAAGATCGGAACTAGCTTCGCGATTAATGCGGCCATCACCGCGATGACGGGGATCGAGCCTGTCATACTCGGCAAGCCATCGCTCGCAGCACTGCATTGCGCCCGATCTTTGATGGGTCTGCCGACTGATGCGACGCATAAATTGATCGTCGTGGGTGACGACCCAGGGCTAGAAATGAGAATGGCGCGGGCCGCGTCCGCCGCGAGCATTGGTGTGACGACTGGTCTCTCAGATGCAACCGACTTTGGCGCACATGCCGATGAGCAGGCAGATTTCGTCGTCAGATCGCTCGACGAATTGTGCGTGCGGTTAGGCGAAAGAATTGACGCAGTATGA